In Coturnix japonica isolate 7356 chromosome 11, Coturnix japonica 2.1, whole genome shotgun sequence, the sequence TTGAGAGCTTTGTCCTTATTTCACAGATGCACTGGGAattgtttttaatctcctttctgctttcccattACAGATGGTGATGACGACCCACAACTCTCTTGGGTGGCTTCATCTCCCTCCAGCAAAGATGTTGCATCACCCACTCAGATGATAGGAGATGGGTGTGATCTCGGCATcggggaggaggaaggggggacTGGCCTGCCGTATCCCTGTCAGTTTTGTGATAAGTCCTTCATTCGCTTGAGCTACCTTAAGAGGCACGAGCAGATCCACAGCGACAAACTGCCTTTCAAATGCACCTACTGTAGCCGGCTTTTTAAACACAAGAGAAGTAGGGACCGTCACATAAAGCTTCATACGGGTGACAAAAAGTATCATTGCCACGAGTGCGAGGCCGCATTCTCTCGCAGCGACCACCTCAAAATTCATCTGAaaacccacagctccagcaaaCCGTTCAAGTGTACTGTGTGTAAACGTGGGTTTTCATCTACCAGCTCATTGCAGAGTCACATGCAAGCTCATAAAAAGAACAAGGAACATATGGCAAAGTCTGAGAAAGAGGTGAAGAAGGATGATTTTATGTGTGATTACTGTGAAGAGACATTCAGTCAGACTGAAGAATTGGAGAAGCACGTAATGACACGCCACCCACAGCTTTCTGAGAAGGCAGATTTGCAGTGTATTCATTGCCCTGAagtattttcagatgaaaactTATTGCTCTCACACATTCATCAAGCCCATgccaacaaaaaacacaagtgCCCTATGTGCCCAGAGCAGTTTTCTTCGGTGGAGGAAGTCTATTGCCACTTGGACAGCCACAGGCAACCGGACTCCAGCAATCACAGCATCAGCCCTGACCCAGTGCTGGGGAGTGTGGCATCCATGAGTAGTGCGACTCCCGACTCCAGCGCGTCGGTGGAGAGAGGTTCCACCCCGGATTCGACCTTAAAGCCTTTGAGAGGGCAAAAGAAAATCAGGTCTATGGACAGAGAGGAAGGCCAGAATTGGTCTAAAGTTACTTACAGCTGCCCGTACTGCTCAAAGCGTGACTTCAACAGTCTTGCTGTGCTAGAGATCCACCTGAAGACCATCCATGCAGACAAACCTCAGCAAAGCCACACGTGCCAGATCTGCCTTGATTCCATGCCTACGCTGTACAACTTGAATGAACACGTGAGAAAGGTGCACAAAAACCACGCTTATCCCATGATGCAGTTTAGCAACATTTCTGCCTTTCACTGTAACTACTGCCCTGAGATGTTTGCAGATATCAATAGCTTACAGGAACACATCCGTATCACTCACTGTGGCCCAAATGCTACCCCTCAAGATGGTAACAACGCTTTCTTCTGTAACCAGTGCTCAATGGGTTTTCTGACTGAAGCAACCCTGACTGAGCATATTCAGCAGACTCACTGCAATGTAGGAAATTCAAAACTGGATTCCCCTGTCATTCAGCCAACACAGTCTTTTATGGAAGTTTATTCATGCCCTTATTGCACAAACTCCCCCATTTTTGGCTCCATCCTGAAGCTTACAAAGCATATTAAAGAAAACCACAAGAACATTCCTCTGGCACACAATAAGAAgtcaaaagcagagcagagtcCAGTTTCTTCTGATGTCGAAGTCTCTTCCCCTAAAAGGCAACGGCTTTCTGCTAGCGTAAACTCGGTGTCTAACGGTGAATATCCATGTAATCAGTGCGATCTAAAGTTCTCTAATTTTGAGAGTTTTCAAACCCATTTAAAGTTGCATTTGGAATTGCTGTTGAGGAAACAGTCTTGCCCTCAGTGTAAAGAAGACTTTGATTCCCAGGAGTCTCTCCTGCAACATCTCACTGTGCATTACATGACAACTTCAACTCATTATGTATGTGAGAGCTGCGacaaacagttttcttcagtggATGATTTGCAGAAGCATTTGTTGGACATGCATACTTTTGTGTTGTATCACTGCACCCTTTGCCAAGAAGTTTTTGATTCCAAGGTATCTATCCAAGTGCATCTGGCAGTCaagcacagcaatgaaaagaaGATGTATCGTTGCACGGCCTGTAACTGGGATTTTAGGAAGGAGGTGGATCTCCAAATCCACGTGAAGCACAGTCACTTGGGGAATCCGTCAAAGTCTCACAAATGCATCTTCTGCGGTGAGACTTTTAGCACAGAGGTAGAGCTGCAGTGCCACATCACAACCCACAGCAAAAAGTACAACTGCAAGTTTTGTAGCAAAGCTTTTCACGCCATCATCTTGCTTGAAAAACACTTGCGGGAAAAACACTGCGTTTTTGATGCCAGCGCTGAAAATGGTACAGCTAACGGCATGACCCCAACAAATAAGAAGACAGAAGGGGCAGATATCCAGAACATGTTAATGAAGAATCCAGATACCTCCAACAGTCATGAGGCCAGCGAGGATGATGTAGACGCTTCTGAGCCCATGTACGGCTGTGACATCTGTGGCGCTGCCTATACTATGGAGGTCCTCTTGCAAAACCATCGCTTGAGAGATCATAACATCAGGCCCGGGGAGGACGACTGTTCTAGGAAGAAAGCGGAGTTCATCAAAGGTAGCCACAAGTGTAATATCTGCTCAAGGAcctttttctcagaaaatggcCTGAGAGAGCACATGCAGACCCATCGAGGCCCAGCAAAGCACTACATGTGCCCCATCTGCGGGGAGCGCTTTCCATCGCTCCTGACCCTCACTGAGCACAAAGTCACTCACAGCAAGAGTTTGGATACAGGAACGTGTCGGATCTGCAAAATGCCGCTGCAGAGCGAAGAGGAATTCATCGAACACTGCCAGATGCATCCAGATCTCAGAAACTCCCTCACCGGGTTTCGCTGCGTTGTCTGCATGCAGACAGTCACCTCTACGCTTGAGCTGAAAATTCATGGGACGTTTCATATGCAGAAACTGGCAGGGAACTCTGCGACCTCATCGCCCAATGGCCAGGCCTTGCAAAAACTCTACAAGTGTGCACTGTGCTTGAAAGAGTTCCGGAACAAGCAGGACTTGGTAAAATTGGATGTGAATGGCCTTCCCTATGGCCTTTGTGCTGGATGCATGACCAGGAGCACCAATGGACAGTCTTCAGGCTTGACCCCACAGGAAGTGAACGAGAGACCGTGTGGCAGCCTGAGGTGCCCTGAGTGTAGCGTCAAATTTGAAAGTGCTGAAGACCTGGAGAGCCATATTCAGGTTGACCACCGGGACCTGACGCCTGAGACTAGTGGCCAAAGGAAAGGTACCCAGACGTCGCCTGTTCCCAGGGTGAGTAGAACTGAACTTTGAAATGTCAGAGGGGTTATATGTAGATTTTTAATGTGACTGAGAAGCCAttttaaaatcccattttatAACCTTAGTTAAACGAAACAAATCCATAGGAGTAATGCATGCAGAAAAATTAGATTTTGTGCAGTCTTACAGGCTTCTAGATTCCTAGTAGCAGAGCATTAACTTTGTATCATAAAGCTGCTCTAGATTTACCATCAGGGAGCTTAGACACATAAGTAGTGCACATGAGTGGTGAGGATTGAATTTGTCCATGAATTCTGGTGCTACTGAACTGGCAGATCTGGAAAAACTGGGACATTTCCACGACAAAGGGCATTTTGAGCTCCCAAAGGTGAAAGATCTGATTTGTCACACTCAGGGAATAACGTGGTTTCTTACCTGGGAAGAAACTCAAGCAGGAAGATGGAGGAACTTGTGAGGAAAGCTGTAGAAAATTTCCTCCAAAATTTTCACCTGAAACCAATTTCTGTGCTGGAGAGCTTGTTGTCACGTATGTCTGCAAGGGTGAATGCTGTGAGGCTGCTTGGATGGTTTTGTGTATGCATACATGCCTGAGAGCGTGCATGTGTGATTTTAAAAGGAACTTCTTCATGTCCCTCCTTCAGGACAAGTAGTTTTCTTAGCAAATCTGGAAACTGCTGTCTACTAACGGGCAGgttacatgttttaaaaagaactgTGCTCTACTTTGGAGTTCACTGATAGCCTGTTATCCCATTTCTTAGTTTACACAGTGCACGGGAACACGCAGCATCTAAGTAAGGTTTCAGAAGACTGCTCGGGAGATTAATATTGTTTGCAGTTTGTagtcttttaaaattatttgttgaCGTTTTGGCTCCAGAATGGGCCAAGTCAGTCCTTCCTCTGTCAGGAACAGATGGAATGAGAAGTAAATTTTGGAAATCTTCTCGGGAGACCACCAGCAGACACGTCTGAGTATTGATATCAtctgacatttttaattaaacatgaTGGGGTGAGATTTTCAAAAGTATCTAAGGAAATTAGGCACCCAACTCCTAATGAATAATTCCAGCCGTAGATGCCTGTTTATGTCAATCTGCTAATTAAAGCACCCACAAACACATCTTACTGCATTAAAAGAACCTGTAAATACTTCTCGAATACAACATCAGAGGCTCAGGAAGTAAGAAAGGACCCTAAGTATGTCCTGAGGACGCAAACTGTAATGCCTGCAGTAGTGCTATCACAAGCTGAGCCCCACTGGGACTTGTTAGCTCCAGTTCAATGCTGGGACCACGCAGGGCAGCAGCATCAGGGCAGCCTGGAGCGCGGCACTGATGCCCTCGGCACCACTCGACCCAACACCTCTGTTCAAGGCTGCTGATGAAATGCCACaaaaagttctgtttctttctttctttttatttttatttttccttttccttttggagtAGAACAGCTGGATATTGCTCCCTTAGGTCTGTGACTAAGGCTCTTGGTGTATGCACCTAATCCTGCACATTCTGCAGAAGAGTAAGGATTGAAAACATCGCTCCTTCAAACTGATGCCTTTTGAGAGTTCAGCTGGGGTCTGACTAGGTCGTTctgcttcctccttctctgGTCTTTATTGCCTTCTAAATCCTTTCAAACACTTTTATTCTCTTAGGTAGAACTAATTCTTCATATGACCATGCCTGTAGCCTCAAGTATTGCCTGTTCTAGCCTATTGACTGTCAGAAGCAGAATACATTGCcattttctgctctgatttcttGATTTAACTCTCTCTTTTCAGCGAGAGCTTCCGTACTTGTTCCCTCAGGGGAGAGTTTTAAGTTCTCCAATAAGGTAAATGCTTTGAATTTCATCCCATGAGGGCAGATCTTAGTTCCTTTataaaagataatgaaaaatcTGCATTTGTGGCAGTGGCAAATGGTACCTTCAACAGATGTCTATGGCCTCTGCATATGCTAAAATCAGACATCTTTATGGCATTCATCCCAGGAATAGGTATATTGTTACTAGAAATAATTACTCATCTTACCCTTCATTGTAGATACAAGACCTGAATTCTGATGTCAGTTCATGATGAAACTATTGGTGTTTCATTCAGTTTTCACAGTATAATGAGTGCTTTTTGTGTCTGCCTAGCTCAGGGGTTTTCAAAGAACCATATTCTCTTTTAGATGTTGATAAATTCCCATATTTCAAGAATGTTTACTTAACTTCATTGGCTTCATAATGAAGCTGTGTAAGATGAATGCAGTGTTCTGTCATCCTGTTCGTGTGCTGTACACAAGTAACACACCGCTTTAGTAGAACTGTCTAAGAGCTCAAAGCACGTAGAGTAACCTGCAGGTGTCCATGTGAGTTACTTCTTTACAGATCTTGGGCActtccagatttctttttttaatgctttaaacagaaaagcGCTTGAAGATTAGGAACAAGTagagtcagaaagaaaatacatggaGGTCTAGATCTGAAATAGTGAGTATATTCTTTGGAGTAAATAAGAATGAGCAGAATGAAATCCTAGTAGTTAGAAAGGGTGGTGTAAAAAATGCACAACTTCTCTGAATGTGCTGGATCTTCTGGTACCAGCAGTTATTCTTCTTGGAGCATGGAAGCCTAGTATCATTTCAGAAGAATAGTGAAGACTTAGCCCCATAATGaaataagggaagaaaataactaCTAGCTCCTGATTAATAAAAAGTGGTAAtatttgagaaggaaaacagatccagagaaaaaaatccattcctttttactgtttatgtt encodes:
- the ZNF423 gene encoding zinc finger protein 423 isoform X1, which codes for MSRRKQAKPRSVKVEEGESSDFALNWDSSVTQSGGLGGELESDVKDSRALEERNSVTSQEERNEEDEDMEDESIYTCDNCQQDFDSLADLTEHRAHHCPGGCLFQTAAELYMDIASWEAADFSKLLYDGDDDPQLSWVASSPSSKDVASPTQMIGDGCDLGIGEEEGGTGLPYPCQFCDKSFIRLSYLKRHEQIHSDKLPFKCTYCSRLFKHKRSRDRHIKLHTGDKKYHCHECEAAFSRSDHLKIHLKTHSSSKPFKCTVCKRGFSSTSSLQSHMQAHKKNKEHMAKSEKEVKKDDFMCDYCEETFSQTEELEKHVMTRHPQLSEKADLQCIHCPEVFSDENLLLSHIHQAHANKKHKCPMCPEQFSSVEEVYCHLDSHRQPDSSNHSISPDPVLGSVASMSSATPDSSASVERGSTPDSTLKPLRGQKKIRSMDREEGQNWSKVTYSCPYCSKRDFNSLAVLEIHLKTIHADKPQQSHTCQICLDSMPTLYNLNEHVRKVHKNHAYPMMQFSNISAFHCNYCPEMFADINSLQEHIRITHCGPNATPQDGNNAFFCNQCSMGFLTEATLTEHIQQTHCNVGNSKLDSPVIQPTQSFMEVYSCPYCTNSPIFGSILKLTKHIKENHKNIPLAHNKKSKAEQSPVSSDVEVSSPKRQRLSASVNSVSNGEYPCNQCDLKFSNFESFQTHLKLHLELLLRKQSCPQCKEDFDSQESLLQHLTVHYMTTSTHYVCESCDKQFSSVDDLQKHLLDMHTFVLYHCTLCQEVFDSKVSIQVHLAVKHSNEKKMYRCTACNWDFRKEVDLQIHVKHSHLGNPSKSHKCIFCGETFSTEVELQCHITTHSKKYNCKFCSKAFHAIILLEKHLREKHCVFDASAENGTANGMTPTNKKTEGADIQNMLMKNPDTSNSHEASEDDVDASEPMYGCDICGAAYTMEVLLQNHRLRDHNIRPGEDDCSRKKAEFIKGSHKCNICSRTFFSENGLREHMQTHRGPAKHYMCPICGERFPSLLTLTEHKVTHSKSLDTGTCRICKMPLQSEEEFIEHCQMHPDLRNSLTGFRCVVCMQTVTSTLELKIHGTFHMQKLAGNSATSSPNGQALQKLYKCALCLKEFRNKQDLVKLDVNGLPYGLCAGCMTRSTNGQSSGLTPQEVNERPCGSLRCPECSVKFESAEDLESHIQVDHRDLTPETSGQRKGTQTSPVPRKKTYQCIKCQMTFENEREIQIHVANHMIEEGINHECKLCNQMFDSPAKLLCHLIEHSFEGMGGTFKCPVCFTVFVQANKLQQHIFAVHGQEDKIYDCSQCPQKFFFQTELQNHTLSQHAQ
- the ZNF423 gene encoding zinc finger protein 423 isoform X2; translation: MSRRKQAKPRSVKVEEGESSDFALNWDSSVTQSGGLGGELESDVKDSRALEERNSVTSQEERNEEDEDMEDESIYTCDNCQQDFDSLADLTEHRAHHCPGDGDDDPQLSWVASSPSSKDVASPTQMIGDGCDLGIGEEEGGTGLPYPCQFCDKSFIRLSYLKRHEQIHSDKLPFKCTYCSRLFKHKRSRDRHIKLHTGDKKYHCHECEAAFSRSDHLKIHLKTHSSSKPFKCTVCKRGFSSTSSLQSHMQAHKKNKEHMAKSEKEVKKDDFMCDYCEETFSQTEELEKHVMTRHPQLSEKADLQCIHCPEVFSDENLLLSHIHQAHANKKHKCPMCPEQFSSVEEVYCHLDSHRQPDSSNHSISPDPVLGSVASMSSATPDSSASVERGSTPDSTLKPLRGQKKIRSMDREEGQNWSKVTYSCPYCSKRDFNSLAVLEIHLKTIHADKPQQSHTCQICLDSMPTLYNLNEHVRKVHKNHAYPMMQFSNISAFHCNYCPEMFADINSLQEHIRITHCGPNATPQDGNNAFFCNQCSMGFLTEATLTEHIQQTHCNVGNSKLDSPVIQPTQSFMEVYSCPYCTNSPIFGSILKLTKHIKENHKNIPLAHNKKSKAEQSPVSSDVEVSSPKRQRLSASVNSVSNGEYPCNQCDLKFSNFESFQTHLKLHLELLLRKQSCPQCKEDFDSQESLLQHLTVHYMTTSTHYVCESCDKQFSSVDDLQKHLLDMHTFVLYHCTLCQEVFDSKVSIQVHLAVKHSNEKKMYRCTACNWDFRKEVDLQIHVKHSHLGNPSKSHKCIFCGETFSTEVELQCHITTHSKKYNCKFCSKAFHAIILLEKHLREKHCVFDASAENGTANGMTPTNKKTEGADIQNMLMKNPDTSNSHEASEDDVDASEPMYGCDICGAAYTMEVLLQNHRLRDHNIRPGEDDCSRKKAEFIKGSHKCNICSRTFFSENGLREHMQTHRGPAKHYMCPICGERFPSLLTLTEHKVTHSKSLDTGTCRICKMPLQSEEEFIEHCQMHPDLRNSLTGFRCVVCMQTVTSTLELKIHGTFHMQKLAGNSATSSPNGQALQKLYKCALCLKEFRNKQDLVKLDVNGLPYGLCAGCMTRSTNGQSSGLTPQEVNERPCGSLRCPECSVKFESAEDLESHIQVDHRDLTPETSGQRKGTQTSPVPRKKTYQCIKCQMTFENEREIQIHVANHMIEEGINHECKLCNQMFDSPAKLLCHLIEHSFEGMGGTFKCPVCFTVFVQANKLQQHIFAVHGQEDKIYDCSQCPQKFFFQTELQNHTLSQHAQ
- the ZNF423 gene encoding zinc finger protein 423 isoform X3, with product MIGDGCDLGIGEEEGGTGLPYPCQFCDKSFIRLSYLKRHEQIHSDKLPFKCTYCSRLFKHKRSRDRHIKLHTGDKKYHCHECEAAFSRSDHLKIHLKTHSSSKPFKCTVCKRGFSSTSSLQSHMQAHKKNKEHMAKSEKEVKKDDFMCDYCEETFSQTEELEKHVMTRHPQLSEKADLQCIHCPEVFSDENLLLSHIHQAHANKKHKCPMCPEQFSSVEEVYCHLDSHRQPDSSNHSISPDPVLGSVASMSSATPDSSASVERGSTPDSTLKPLRGQKKIRSMDREEGQNWSKVTYSCPYCSKRDFNSLAVLEIHLKTIHADKPQQSHTCQICLDSMPTLYNLNEHVRKVHKNHAYPMMQFSNISAFHCNYCPEMFADINSLQEHIRITHCGPNATPQDGNNAFFCNQCSMGFLTEATLTEHIQQTHCNVGNSKLDSPVIQPTQSFMEVYSCPYCTNSPIFGSILKLTKHIKENHKNIPLAHNKKSKAEQSPVSSDVEVSSPKRQRLSASVNSVSNGEYPCNQCDLKFSNFESFQTHLKLHLELLLRKQSCPQCKEDFDSQESLLQHLTVHYMTTSTHYVCESCDKQFSSVDDLQKHLLDMHTFVLYHCTLCQEVFDSKVSIQVHLAVKHSNEKKMYRCTACNWDFRKEVDLQIHVKHSHLGNPSKSHKCIFCGETFSTEVELQCHITTHSKKYNCKFCSKAFHAIILLEKHLREKHCVFDASAENGTANGMTPTNKKTEGADIQNMLMKNPDTSNSHEASEDDVDASEPMYGCDICGAAYTMEVLLQNHRLRDHNIRPGEDDCSRKKAEFIKGSHKCNICSRTFFSENGLREHMQTHRGPAKHYMCPICGERFPSLLTLTEHKVTHSKSLDTGTCRICKMPLQSEEEFIEHCQMHPDLRNSLTGFRCVVCMQTVTSTLELKIHGTFHMQKLAGNSATSSPNGQALQKLYKCALCLKEFRNKQDLVKLDVNGLPYGLCAGCMTRSTNGQSSGLTPQEVNERPCGSLRCPECSVKFESAEDLESHIQVDHRDLTPETSGQRKGTQTSPVPRKKTYQCIKCQMTFENEREIQIHVANHMIEEGINHECKLCNQMFDSPAKLLCHLIEHSFEGMGGTFKCPVCFTVFVQANKLQQHIFAVHGQEDKIYDCSQCPQKFFFQTELQNHTLSQHAQ